Genomic DNA from Thermosipho ferrireducens:
ATAGTGAAGAAGAGTTAAAAATTTTAGCTGATATAGCTGTTAAATATAACCTGGTTATAATTTCTGATGAGGTATACAGAGAATTTACCTTTGATGGAAAAGAGCACTTTTCTCCATATTATTTTGGCATTTATGATAGGTTGATAATTGTGGATAGTGTCTCTAAAAGATACAGCGCCTGTGGTGCAAGAATAGGTACATTTGTTACAAAAAATAAGGAATTTTATGCAGCGGCTCTTAAATTTGCCCAGGCAAGACTTTCCCCGGCAGAAATAACGCAATACGGTACAATTGGTCTTCTTAAGGCGGAAGACGAATATATAGAACAGGTTAGAAAAGAATACCAGAAAAGGCGTGATATAGCATTTGAGGAGATAAGAAAGATACCTGGCGTAATAGTACAAAAGCCAGAAGGAGCATTTTATCTAGCAGCAAAGTTGCCAGTAGAAAATTCCGAAGAATTTATAAAGTGGATGTTGAGTAAATTCGATGTTGATGGTAAAACCACTATGGTGGCTCCACTTTCAGGTTTTTATGCTACATCTGGAGCAGGCCTGAGTGAGATAAGAATAGCTTATGTACTTGATGTGGAAAAAATGAAAGATGCGTTGAGAATAATTTCAAAGGCTATCGAAGAATATTCAAAAATTTAATATATACAAATTAAAAATTCCCGCGAAAGCGGGAATTTTTAATAGTCTTGAAATAATTTACTCATCTTCAAATCTTTTGTATATAGCATCTATGTTTTTTAGGTAGTAGTCTGGACTGAATAATTCTTCTATTTCATTTTTAGATAGCAAATGTGAGAAGCTTTTTGCAATTTCATTTTTGAAAGAAGAGTGAGTTTCCCAGCATTTTAAAGCTAATTTTTGTACATTTTTGTAAGCTTCTTCCCTTGTTAATCCTTTTTCTATGAGCTTTAGCATCACACGTTGTGAGTATACAAGCCCTTTTGTTGTATCTATATTTCTTTTTACTCTATCTTCAAAGACCACCAGATTTTTTATTAAATGTTGGGCTTTTACAATCATATAATGTAATGTTGTGGTTACATCTGGAAACATGAACCTTTCCACAGAGGAATGGGAAATATCTCGTTCATGCCATAACGGAATATTTTCAAAAGCAGTGTGAACATAGCTTCTGATAATCCTTGAAAGTCCTGTTAGTCTTTCGCACAGAATGGGATTTTTTTTATGAGGCATAGCAGAAGAACCTCTTTGTGTTTTTTTAAAGGGTTCCTGAACTTCTAACACTTCAGTTTTCTGCAGGTGCCTTATTTCTATGGCCATTCTCTCAATTGCTGACGCAATCAATCCAAAAATGTTTATAAGGTTCGAGTGAAGATCTCGTGGAATTACCTGAGTGGCAACGGGTGTTGGTTTTAAAGATAATTTTGAAAGGGCTAACTCTTCAACCAGAGGGCTTATGTGTGCATAATTTCCAACTGCTCCGGATAATTTCCCAACAGAAATTTCTTCTCTGGCATTTATAAGGCGTTTTAAATCTCTTTTTAGTTCTGAATACCAGGAAAGAAATTTTAAACCAAATGATGTTGGTTCTGCGTGAACTCCGTGCGTACGTCCAATTGAGGGAAGTTTTTTATATTGAAGAGCTTTTTCAAATAAAAGTTTTAAAAGATTTTTCATTTCTGAGATTATAATATTTGTCGCCTCTATTAGAGCAAGGCTGTTAGCTGTGTCCACAACATCAGATGATGTTAATCCGTAATGAAAAAAGCTTGCTTCCTTTCCCATTTTTGAAGTTGCAACCTTTATAAAAGCTATAACATCATGATCCACTTCTTTTTCTATATCCAGAATTTTTTCAACATCAATATAAGCGTTTTTTATAGCCTGTTGATATGTGCCTTTTGGAGCGATTCCCAGTCTTTCATATGCCCATACAACTGCCAGTTCTACCTTTAACCACCTTTTATATTGAGCTTCCAGCGACCATAAACTTTTAATAGGTTCTAAGGCGTATCTTTCAACCATTCTTTCCCTCCATTTCAAAGATTAGGTTCACATTTAACAGTATACTATAGTTTTCTTCTTGTGAATAGTCTCGAAAATTGTGATAATTTATAATAAAATAAAAGAATTATTGCATATACAAAAAATATTCAAATAACTTGACTTTTTTTGTAATATTATGTTAGAATATTACAATTGATAAAATTGTTTGTGTAATAGTTAAATGCAAAATTGAATAATAATTGTTTAAGATACATAATGTTATTGTGTTGTTAGATACTTAAGTTTGGTTTCTTATGTTTACATATATTTATAGAATTAGTAATTTCAATATCTAAACATTTTAAGACAGCTTTATAATTTAAAAATTTACATTAAATTATTTTAAAGAAGGGGAGGTGTTTTTGGGATGAAAAAGTTTTATCTTTTTATTTTTGTAGTTGGCTTTTTATTTTTGACAACTTCTTGTTTGCAGCTATTTCCCTTGCTTACAGGGGGGATAGAATTTTATGTTACAGATTATAACTCTGGAGCGGCGGTAGAAGGAGCAAGTGTAAAAATACTCGATGAATCAGGAGGTATAAGAGGTGAAGGTGTAACTGATACAGAAGGTAAAGTTACTATTTCTTCTGTACTTAAAGGTGACGAAGAGCTTCTGGATGTTGTTATCACCA
This window encodes:
- a CDS encoding pyridoxal phosphate-dependent aminotransferase; the protein is MISKRALDTPSSPIRRLVPYADEAKRKGIHVYHLNIGQPDIKTPNQWYEYIERFKKDVVSYTHSQGILELREEFSRYYKKWNIDVSSEEVMITNGGSEAIMFALGVVCDPGDEVIVIEPFYANYAGFASYLNIKLVPVTTSPENGYRMPEKEKFEEVITPRTKAVLFSNPSNPTGVVYSEEELKILADIAVKYNLVIISDEVYREFTFDGKEHFSPYYFGIYDRLIIVDSVSKRYSACGARIGTFVTKNKEFYAAALKFAQARLSPAEITQYGTIGLLKAEDEYIEQVRKEYQKRRDIAFEEIRKIPGVIVQKPEGAFYLAAKLPVENSEEFIKWMLSKFDVDGKTTMVAPLSGFYATSGAGLSEIRIAYVLDVEKMKDALRIISKAIEEYSKI
- the purB gene encoding adenylosuccinate lyase; the encoded protein is MVERYALEPIKSLWSLEAQYKRWLKVELAVVWAYERLGIAPKGTYQQAIKNAYIDVEKILDIEKEVDHDVIAFIKVATSKMGKEASFFHYGLTSSDVVDTANSLALIEATNIIISEMKNLLKLLFEKALQYKKLPSIGRTHGVHAEPTSFGLKFLSWYSELKRDLKRLINAREEISVGKLSGAVGNYAHISPLVEELALSKLSLKPTPVATQVIPRDLHSNLINIFGLIASAIERMAIEIRHLQKTEVLEVQEPFKKTQRGSSAMPHKKNPILCERLTGLSRIIRSYVHTAFENIPLWHERDISHSSVERFMFPDVTTTLHYMIVKAQHLIKNLVVFEDRVKRNIDTTKGLVYSQRVMLKLIEKGLTREEAYKNVQKLALKCWETHSSFKNEIAKSFSHLLSKNEIEELFSPDYYLKNIDAIYKRFEDE